One genomic segment of Streptomyces sp. RKND-216 includes these proteins:
- a CDS encoding protealysin inhibitor emfourin — MRITVIRTGGFGGVTRRATLDTGDLPDSGEVAALADQAVAEGHRDERPVGVPDGFHYEIEADGATAYCADPRLTDAQRTLISRVLKEGA, encoded by the coding sequence ATGCGTATCACCGTCATCCGCACGGGCGGCTTCGGCGGCGTGACCCGGCGGGCCACGCTGGACACAGGCGACCTCCCGGACTCCGGCGAGGTGGCCGCCCTCGCCGACCAGGCCGTGGCCGAAGGGCACCGGGACGAGCGCCCGGTCGGCGTCCCGGACGGCTTCCACTACGAGATCGAGGCCGACGGCGCCACGGCCTACTGCGCCGACCCCCGCCTCACCGACGCCCAGCGCACCCTCATCAGCCGCGTCCTCAAGGAGGGCGCGTAA
- a CDS encoding lysophospholipid acyltransferase family protein: MQELVASGVELYGRLTSDDGAVDDFGFDPGLVDDALMPALRPLYEKYFRVEVQGLEHVPADGSALVVANHSGTLPLDALMLQLCLRDHHPDHPRLRMLAADLAFQLPVVRDLARKLGHVPACPENAERLLLEGALAGVMPEGYGGLGKPFDERYRLQRFGRGGFAAVALRTGRPMVPCSIVGAEEIYPMIGESRTLARMLKLPYFPITPTFPLLGVLGLVPLPTKWTIRFDPPVHTDTFPPGAADDALVVGKLAGEVKDTIQHRLNEMVRQRDSLF; this comes from the coding sequence ATGCAGGAACTCGTCGCCTCCGGCGTCGAGCTCTACGGCCGGCTCACCTCCGACGACGGTGCCGTGGACGACTTCGGGTTCGACCCCGGCCTCGTCGACGACGCACTGATGCCTGCCCTGCGGCCCCTGTACGAGAAGTACTTCCGCGTCGAGGTGCAGGGCCTGGAGCACGTCCCGGCCGACGGCTCGGCGCTGGTGGTGGCCAACCACTCCGGCACCCTCCCGCTGGACGCGCTGATGCTCCAGCTCTGCCTGCGCGACCATCACCCGGACCACCCCCGCCTGCGGATGCTCGCCGCCGATCTCGCCTTCCAACTCCCCGTGGTCCGCGACCTGGCGCGCAAGCTGGGACATGTGCCTGCCTGTCCGGAGAACGCCGAACGCCTGCTCCTGGAGGGGGCGCTGGCCGGCGTCATGCCGGAGGGCTACGGCGGCCTGGGCAAGCCGTTCGACGAGCGCTACCGGCTCCAGCGCTTCGGCCGCGGCGGCTTCGCCGCGGTGGCGCTGCGCACCGGGCGGCCGATGGTGCCCTGCTCGATCGTGGGCGCCGAGGAGATCTATCCGATGATCGGCGAGTCCCGCACCCTCGCCCGGATGCTGAAGCTGCCGTACTTCCCGATCACCCCCACCTTTCCGCTGCTGGGCGTCCTCGGGCTGGTCCCGCTGCCGACGAAGTGGACCATCCGCTTCGACCCGCCCGTCCACACGGACACCTTCCCGCCCGGCGCGGCGGACGACGCGCTGGTGGTGGGCAAGCTCGCAGGCGAGGTCAAGGACACCATCCAGCACCGGCTCAACGAGATGGT
- a CDS encoding cytidine deaminase gives MSEQGEQAAAQDMDPEDRKIVTLARAARARNGAPEGAAVRDETGRTYVAGSVALPSLPLSALRTAVAMAVASGAKSLEAAAVVTAAGRLPDEDLAAVGDLGGAGTPVLLAGPDGVLRGTLRTG, from the coding sequence ATGAGTGAGCAGGGTGAGCAGGCGGCTGCGCAGGACATGGACCCGGAGGACCGCAAGATCGTCACGCTGGCGCGGGCGGCGCGGGCGCGCAACGGCGCGCCGGAGGGCGCGGCCGTGCGGGACGAGACCGGGCGGACGTACGTGGCCGGCTCGGTCGCGTTGCCGTCACTGCCGTTGAGCGCGCTGCGCACGGCCGTGGCAATGGCCGTGGCGTCCGGCGCGAAGAGCCTGGAGGCTGCGGCAGTGGTGACCGCGGCCGGGCGGCTTCCGGACGAGGACCTGGCGGCCGTGGGCGATCTCGGCGGCGCCGGCACGCCGGTGCTGCTGGCGGGCCCGGACGGCGTGCTGCGCGGCACGCTGCGGACGGGCTGA
- the era gene encoding GTPase Era — MVAMSDPSPSSPAAADAAHRSGFACFVGRPNAGKSTLTNALVGTKVAITSNRPQTTRHTVRGIVHRPDAQLVLVDTPGLHKPRTLLGERLNDVVRTTWAEVDVIGFCLPADQKIGPGDRFIAKELAGLKRKPKVAIVTKTDLVDSETLAEQLIAVDRLGKELGFEWAEIVPVSATAGKQVELLADLLVPLLPEGPALYPDGDLTDEPEQVMVAELIREAALEGVRDELPHSIAVVVEEMLPREGRPADRPLLDVHANIFIERPSQKGIVIGPKGRRLKDVGTTSRKHIEALLGTPVYLDLHVKVAKDWQRDPKQLRRLGF, encoded by the coding sequence ATGGTCGCCATGAGTGACCCCTCCCCCTCCTCCCCCGCGGCGGCGGACGCCGCGCACCGTTCGGGCTTCGCGTGCTTCGTCGGCAGGCCGAACGCCGGCAAGTCGACGCTGACCAACGCGCTGGTGGGCACGAAGGTCGCGATCACCTCCAACCGCCCGCAGACCACGCGGCACACCGTGCGCGGCATCGTGCACCGTCCGGACGCGCAGCTGGTGCTGGTCGACACGCCGGGACTGCACAAGCCGCGCACGCTGCTGGGCGAGCGGCTCAACGATGTGGTGCGCACAACCTGGGCCGAGGTCGACGTGATCGGCTTCTGCCTGCCCGCTGACCAGAAGATCGGGCCCGGTGACCGTTTCATCGCCAAGGAGCTGGCCGGCCTGAAGCGCAAGCCCAAGGTCGCGATCGTCACCAAGACCGACCTGGTCGACTCCGAGACGCTGGCCGAGCAGCTCATCGCGGTGGACCGGCTCGGCAAGGAGCTGGGCTTCGAGTGGGCGGAGATCGTGCCCGTCTCGGCGACCGCGGGGAAGCAGGTCGAGCTGCTCGCCGACCTGCTGGTGCCGCTGCTCCCCGAAGGGCCCGCGCTCTACCCGGACGGCGACCTCACGGACGAGCCGGAGCAGGTCATGGTCGCCGAGCTGATCCGTGAGGCGGCCTTGGAGGGCGTGCGGGACGAGCTGCCGCACTCCATCGCGGTGGTCGTGGAGGAGATGCTGCCGCGCGAAGGACGGCCGGCGGACCGGCCGCTGCTGGACGTGCACGCCAACATCTTCATCGAGCGGCCGAGCCAGAAGGGCATCGTGATCGGCCCCAAGGGGCGCCGCCTGAAGGATGTCGGCACCACGTCCCGCAAGCACATCGAGGCGCTGCTGGGTACTCCGGTCTACCTCGACCTGCACGTGAAGGTGGCCAAGGACTGGCAGCGCGATCCCAAGCAGCTCCGCCGCCTGGGTTTCTGA
- a CDS encoding PhoH family protein, translated as MTQTTTNQDTARFAVPSKHPMVTVLGSGDSLLRVIEEAFPEADIHVRGNEITATGAPDEVALIQRLFDEMMLVLRTGQPMTEDAVERTISMLRKAETGEGGGHAAPAEVLTQNILSNRGRTIRPKTLNQKRYVDAIDQHTVVFGIGPAGTGKTYLAMAKAVQALQSKQVNRIILTRPAVEAGERLGFLPGTLYEKIDPYLRPLYDALHDMLDPDSIPRLMAAGTIEVAPLAYMRGRTLNDAFIILDEAQNTNPEQMKMFLTRLGFESKVVVTGDITQVDLPGGTKSGLRQVRDILDGVDDVHFAMLNSSDVVRHKLVGRIVDAYDRYDEQNGTENGGTPEGDSRRRSGKERAHDRARGNGKR; from the coding sequence ATGACGCAGACAACCACGAACCAGGACACCGCCCGTTTCGCCGTCCCGTCGAAGCACCCGATGGTGACCGTGCTCGGCTCCGGCGATTCCCTGCTGCGCGTGATCGAGGAAGCCTTCCCCGAGGCCGACATCCATGTCCGGGGCAACGAGATCACCGCCACCGGTGCGCCCGACGAGGTCGCGCTGATCCAGCGGCTCTTCGACGAGATGATGCTGGTGCTGCGCACCGGTCAGCCGATGACCGAGGACGCGGTGGAGCGCACCATCTCGATGCTCCGCAAGGCGGAGACCGGCGAGGGCGGCGGACACGCCGCGCCGGCCGAGGTGCTGACGCAGAACATCCTGTCCAACCGCGGCCGCACCATCCGCCCGAAGACGCTCAACCAGAAGCGGTACGTCGACGCGATCGACCAGCACACCGTCGTCTTCGGCATCGGTCCGGCCGGCACCGGCAAGACTTACCTCGCCATGGCCAAGGCGGTGCAGGCCCTCCAATCGAAGCAGGTCAACCGCATCATCCTGACCCGGCCGGCGGTCGAGGCGGGCGAGCGGCTGGGCTTCCTGCCCGGCACGCTGTACGAGAAGATCGACCCGTACCTGCGCCCGCTGTACGACGCGCTGCACGACATGCTGGACCCGGACTCGATCCCGCGGCTGATGGCCGCCGGCACGATCGAGGTCGCGCCACTGGCCTACATGCGGGGCCGAACCTTGAACGATGCGTTCATCATTCTCGACGAGGCGCAGAACACGAACCCGGAACAGATGAAGATGTTCCTCACCCGGCTCGGCTTCGAGTCCAAGGTGGTCGTCACCGGCGACATCACGCAGGTCGACCTGCCGGGCGGTACCAAGAGCGGCCTCCGCCAGGTGCGGGACATCCTGGACGGGGTGGACGACGTGCACTTCGCGATGCTGAACAGCTCGGACGTGGTCCGGCACAAGCTGGTCGGCCGCATCGTCGACGCCTACGACCGGTACGACGAGCAGAACGGCACGGAGAACGGCGGCACCCCCGAAGGGGATTCCCGCCGCCGAAGTGGCAAGGAACGCGCGCACGACCGCGCCCGAGGCAACGGGAAGCGCTGA
- a CDS encoding PfkB family carbohydrate kinase — MDPLAALRRPDDPACDVYLTGTVFLDIIFTGLDAAPVRGTESWARGMGSSPGGVANMAAALARLGLRTSLAAAFGDDMYGDYCRDSLERGEGIDLSMSHTVPGWHSPVTVSMAYEGERTMVSHGHVAPPPGPAPEGDRECPPRARACVASLVPGEPQEWVATAAGHGSLVFAGVGWDDSGRWDLASLPELGHCEAFLPNAAEAMRYTRTECPLRAARALAERVPLAVVTLGADGAYAADGRTGATARVPAIAVEALDTTGAGDVFTAGFLTGTLAGWPLEDRLAFAGLTAALSVQEFGGSLSAPGWPEVGAWYEGVRQYTLSPEAAAAAGQDPEALRRYAFLDALLPRCGRPGPLRRAVPTIGFRRA; from the coding sequence CTGGACCCGCTCGCCGCGCTGCGCCGCCCGGACGATCCCGCCTGCGACGTCTACCTGACGGGCACGGTCTTCCTGGACATCATCTTCACCGGCCTGGACGCCGCCCCGGTCCGCGGCACCGAGTCCTGGGCGCGCGGCATGGGCTCCAGTCCGGGCGGGGTCGCCAACATGGCGGCCGCGCTGGCGCGCCTCGGCCTGCGTACGTCGCTGGCGGCCGCCTTCGGCGACGACATGTACGGCGACTACTGCCGGGACTCCCTCGAACGCGGCGAGGGCATCGACCTGTCGATGTCGCACACGGTGCCCGGCTGGCACTCCCCGGTGACGGTCTCCATGGCGTACGAGGGCGAGCGGACGATGGTCTCGCACGGCCACGTGGCGCCGCCGCCCGGTCCGGCGCCGGAGGGGGACCGCGAGTGCCCGCCCCGGGCACGGGCCTGCGTGGCGTCGCTGGTGCCCGGGGAGCCGCAGGAGTGGGTGGCGACCGCCGCCGGGCACGGCAGCCTGGTGTTCGCCGGGGTCGGCTGGGACGACTCCGGCCGCTGGGACCTGGCGTCCCTGCCCGAGCTGGGCCACTGCGAGGCGTTCCTGCCCAACGCGGCCGAGGCGATGCGCTACACCCGCACCGAGTGCCCGCTGCGGGCCGCGCGGGCGCTCGCCGAGCGTGTGCCGCTGGCGGTGGTCACCCTGGGCGCCGACGGCGCCTACGCCGCGGACGGCCGTACCGGTGCGACCGCGCGGGTCCCGGCCATCGCGGTGGAGGCCCTGGACACCACGGGTGCGGGCGACGTGTTCACCGCGGGTTTCCTCACCGGCACCCTCGCGGGCTGGCCGCTGGAGGACCGGCTGGCCTTCGCGGGCCTGACGGCGGCGTTGTCGGTGCAGGAGTTCGGCGGTTCGCTGTCGGCACCCGGCTGGCCGGAGGTCGGGGCCTGGTACGAGGGGGTGCGGCAGTACACGCTGTCGCCTGAGGCCGCGGCCGCGGCCGGGCAGGACCCGGAGGCGCTGCGCCGGTACGCGTTCCTGGACGCGCTGCTGCCCCGCTGCGGCAGGCCGGGGCCACTGCGCCGGGCGGTTCCGACGATCGGGTTCCGCCGGGCGTGA
- a CDS encoding histidine triad nucleotide-binding protein — protein MAGEPQADCLFCKIVAGDVPATVVRDTETTLAFRDINPQAPTHVLVIPKAHHQDAVTLAVEAPQIAADVLREAAAVAEEEGIAVAEGGPGTGYRVVFNTGTGAGQTVFHAHAHVLGGRGLNWPPG, from the coding sequence GTGGCGGGAGAACCGCAGGCCGACTGCCTGTTCTGCAAGATCGTCGCGGGGGACGTCCCCGCGACCGTCGTACGCGACACGGAGACGACTCTCGCCTTCCGCGACATCAACCCGCAGGCCCCCACCCATGTTCTGGTGATCCCGAAGGCGCACCACCAGGACGCCGTCACGCTGGCGGTGGAGGCGCCGCAGATCGCCGCCGACGTGCTGCGCGAAGCGGCCGCGGTCGCCGAGGAGGAGGGCATCGCGGTCGCCGAGGGCGGCCCGGGCACGGGCTACCGCGTCGTCTTCAACACCGGCACGGGTGCCGGCCAGACCGTCTTCCACGCGCACGCCCACGTGCTCGGCGGCCGCGGCCTCAACTGGCCGCCCGGCTGA
- the ybeY gene encoding rRNA maturation RNase YbeY encodes MSIDVNNESGRSFDEESVLDIARYALNRMRIHPLAELSLIAIDTDAMEQLHLQWMDLPGPTDVMSFPMDELRPPARDEEEPPQGLLGDVVLCPDVASKQGADAPTRHSMDEELQLLTVHGVLHLLGYDHEEPAERAEMFGLQSAIVDGWRAERGLEGPSPAPTTTS; translated from the coding sequence ATGTCCATCGACGTCAACAACGAGTCCGGGCGCTCCTTCGACGAGGAGTCCGTCCTCGACATCGCCCGCTACGCCCTGAACCGGATGCGCATCCATCCGCTGGCGGAGCTGTCCCTGATCGCCATCGACACCGACGCCATGGAGCAGCTCCACCTCCAGTGGATGGACCTGCCCGGACCGACGGACGTGATGTCCTTCCCCATGGACGAACTACGGCCGCCCGCCCGGGACGAGGAGGAGCCCCCGCAGGGCCTTCTCGGTGACGTCGTGCTGTGCCCGGACGTCGCGTCGAAGCAGGGCGCCGACGCACCGACCCGGCACTCGATGGACGAGGAGCTGCAACTGCTCACCGTCCACGGCGTGCTGCACCTGCTGGGCTACGACCACGAGGAACCAGCCGAGCGGGCCGAGATGTTCGGCCTCCAGTCCGCGATCGTGGACGGCTGGCGCGCCGAACGTGGCCTGGAAGGCCCCTCCCCGGCCCCCACCACCACCTCATGA
- a CDS encoding pyridoxamine 5'-phosphate oxidase family protein → MTLVPAPEIDVRFGAPEAVATPWAEVARTLREAELYWLTTVRRDGRPHVTPLIGVTGGAGQEVHFCTGLREQKARNLGHGRRVALTTGANAWNRGLDVVVEGLAVPVTDGAALREIADAYETKYGDDWHFDVGDGVFGSGDDAAAVFRVEPVKVLAFAKDPHGQTRYRFPAPA, encoded by the coding sequence ATGACCCTCGTCCCCGCGCCCGAGATCGACGTCCGGTTCGGCGCACCGGAAGCCGTCGCCACACCGTGGGCGGAGGTCGCCCGGACGCTCCGGGAGGCCGAGCTGTACTGGCTGACCACCGTCCGGCGGGACGGCCGCCCGCACGTGACGCCGTTGATCGGCGTGACCGGGGGCGCCGGGCAGGAGGTCCACTTCTGCACCGGCCTGCGCGAACAGAAGGCCCGCAACCTCGGGCACGGCCGCCGGGTCGCGCTGACCACCGGCGCGAACGCCTGGAACCGCGGCCTCGACGTCGTCGTCGAGGGCCTCGCCGTCCCCGTCACCGACGGCGCCGCACTCCGGGAGATCGCGGACGCCTACGAGACGAAGTACGGCGACGACTGGCACTTCGACGTCGGCGACGGGGTGTTCGGCTCCGGCGACGACGCGGCCGCCGTGTTCCGCGTGGAGCCCGTCAAGGTGCTCGCGTTCGCCAAGGACCCGCACGGCCAGACCCGTTACCGCTTCCCGGCCCCCGCCTGA
- a CDS encoding 6-phospho-beta-glucosidase, producing the protein MRLTILGGGGFRVPLVYRALLTEAHRDAAGRCTELVLHDTDAARAGVVASVLAAQAREERHPVPVRVEADLDDALRGADFVFSAIRVGGTEGRVRDERIPLAEGVLGQETVGAGGVLYALRTVPVAMRIAERVRAVAPGAWVINFTNPAGIVTEAMARVLGDRVVGICDSPVGLVRRAARAAGADPAAVRYDYLGLNHLGWLRSLTAAGRDLLPGLLADDAALASFEEGRLFGGSWLRALGSLPNEYLHYYYFRRETLAAVREAPETRGAFLDRQQRAFFATAGQEPERALELWERTRLEREETYMAESREASGGWERDTCDLDGGGYDRVALALMHAIAGDTRDELILNVRGGGRVTGLPDDAVVETVCAADADGVRPRWEAVTAPGEAELGLMLQLKAVERATIEAAETGSRRAALRALGLHPLVDSPAVAARILDAQGAFGAG; encoded by the coding sequence ATGCGGCTGACGATTCTGGGCGGCGGCGGATTCCGCGTACCTCTGGTCTACCGTGCCCTGCTGACAGAGGCACACCGGGACGCGGCGGGACGCTGCACCGAACTGGTCCTGCACGACACCGACGCCGCCCGCGCCGGCGTGGTCGCCTCGGTGCTCGCCGCGCAGGCCCGCGAGGAACGCCACCCCGTGCCCGTCCGCGTGGAGGCGGACCTGGACGACGCGCTGCGCGGCGCCGACTTCGTCTTCTCCGCGATCCGCGTCGGCGGCACGGAGGGACGCGTGCGCGACGAACGGATTCCGCTGGCCGAGGGCGTCCTCGGACAGGAGACGGTCGGCGCGGGCGGCGTGCTGTACGCGCTGCGCACGGTCCCCGTCGCGATGCGCATCGCGGAACGCGTCCGTGCCGTCGCCCCCGGGGCGTGGGTGATCAACTTCACCAACCCCGCCGGTATCGTCACCGAGGCGATGGCGCGGGTGCTGGGGGACCGGGTCGTCGGCATCTGCGACTCGCCGGTCGGCCTGGTGCGCCGCGCGGCGCGCGCCGCGGGGGCCGACCCGGCGGCCGTCCGCTACGACTACCTCGGCCTCAACCACCTCGGCTGGCTGCGGTCCCTCACGGCCGCCGGCCGCGACCTGCTGCCCGGGCTGCTCGCCGACGACGCTGCACTGGCCTCCTTCGAGGAGGGCCGCCTGTTCGGCGGTTCCTGGCTGCGTGCGCTCGGCAGCCTGCCCAACGAGTACCTGCACTACTACTACTTCCGCCGCGAGACGCTCGCTGCCGTGCGGGAGGCTCCCGAGACGCGGGGCGCCTTCCTCGACCGGCAGCAGCGCGCCTTCTTCGCGACGGCCGGGCAGGAACCGGAACGCGCGCTGGAGCTGTGGGAACGCACGCGCCTGGAACGCGAGGAGACGTACATGGCCGAGAGTCGCGAGGCGAGCGGCGGCTGGGAGCGCGACACCTGCGACCTGGACGGCGGCGGCTACGACCGGGTCGCGCTCGCTCTGATGCACGCCATCGCGGGCGACACCCGGGACGAGCTGATCCTCAACGTGCGCGGCGGCGGGAGGGTGACCGGGCTGCCGGACGACGCCGTGGTGGAGACGGTGTGCGCGGCGGACGCGGACGGCGTGCGGCCGCGGTGGGAGGCGGTAACGGCTCCGGGGGAGGCCGAACTGGGGCTGATGCTCCAGCTCAAGGCGGTGGAGCGGGCGACGATCGAGGCCGCCGAGACCGGGTCCCGGCGTGCGGCGCTGCGGGCACTGGGGCTCCACCCTCTGGTCGACTCCCCGGCCGTCGCGGCCCGCATCCTGGACGCGCAGGGCGCCTTCGGCGCCGGGTGA
- a CDS encoding ribonuclease Z: MSVRELVVLGTASQVPTRHRNHNGYLLRWDGEGLLFDPGEGTQRQMLYAGVAAHDIDRICVTHFHGDHSLGLAGVLQRINLDRVPHPVTAHYPASGAHFFDRLRHATAYRETVPLRTEPVPDAEQAVLYEGAAYALTAYRLSHPVEAYGYRLAEPDGRRMLPDRLRAHGITGPDVGRLRRDGSLRGVTLEEVSAPRPGQRFAFVMDTRLCDGVYALAEGCDMLVIESTFLDEDTALAEEYGHLTAGQAGRVAAESGVRHLVLTHFSQRYPDPAAFAAQARAAGFDGELTTARDLDRVPLPKRRV; the protein is encoded by the coding sequence ATGTCCGTCCGCGAACTCGTCGTCCTCGGCACCGCCAGCCAGGTGCCGACCCGGCACCGCAACCACAACGGCTACCTGCTGCGCTGGGACGGCGAGGGCCTGCTCTTCGACCCGGGCGAGGGCACCCAGCGGCAGATGCTGTACGCCGGGGTCGCCGCACACGACATCGACCGCATCTGCGTCACCCACTTCCACGGCGACCACTCCCTCGGCCTCGCGGGGGTCCTGCAGCGCATCAACCTCGACCGGGTGCCGCACCCGGTGACCGCCCACTACCCGGCGTCCGGCGCGCACTTCTTCGACCGGCTGCGTCACGCCACCGCCTACCGGGAGACCGTCCCCCTGCGCACGGAGCCCGTCCCCGACGCCGAGCAGGCCGTGCTGTACGAGGGCGCCGCCTACGCCCTCACCGCGTACCGCCTCTCCCACCCCGTGGAGGCATACGGCTACCGCCTCGCCGAGCCGGACGGGCGCCGCATGCTGCCGGACCGGCTGCGTGCCCACGGCATCACGGGCCCGGACGTGGGCCGGCTCCGGCGAGACGGTTCCCTGCGCGGCGTCACCCTGGAGGAGGTCAGCGCTCCCCGCCCCGGCCAGCGGTTCGCGTTCGTCATGGACACCCGTCTCTGCGACGGCGTGTACGCGCTCGCGGAGGGCTGCGACATGCTGGTCATCGAGTCGACGTTCCTGGACGAGGACACCGCGCTCGCCGAGGAGTACGGGCACCTGACCGCCGGTCAGGCGGGCCGCGTCGCGGCGGAGTCGGGCGTGCGGCACCTGGTGCTCACGCACTTCAGCCAGCGCTACCCGGACCCCGCCGCCTTCGCCGCGCAGGCCCGCGCGGCCGGCTTCGACGGCGAACTCACCACCGCCCGCGACCTCGACCGCGTCCCCCTGCCCAAGCGCCGCGTCTGA
- a CDS encoding hemolysin family protein translates to MTAQLLVGAGALVIVAWLAACAEAGLARTTSYRAEEAVRSGRRGAAKLATVASDPTRYLNLALLLRVASEMAAGVLVTYACLRSFDRTWEALTVAIAVMVLVSYVAVGVSPRTIGRQHPLNTATAAAYVLLPLARILGPLPQLLILVGNALTPGKGFRKGPFASEAELRALVDLAEQESLIEDEERRMVHSVFQLGDTLVREVMVPRTDLITIERFKTVRQALTLALRSGFSRIPVVGESEDDVLGIVYLKDLARKVHINRENESELVSTAMRPAAFVPDTKNAGDLLREMQQDRIHVAVVIDEYGGTAGVVTIEDILEEIVGEIADEYDKEQDPVEDLGHGRYRVTARLDLGDLGELYDLVGWDDEDVETVGGLLAKSLGRVPIAGATTTVDVTEDHSDPTLTALRLTAESPAGRRNRITTVLVEPIRSAEAPAPAGAKVPADRHDHDHHPA, encoded by the coding sequence ATGACCGCGCAGCTGCTCGTCGGCGCCGGGGCCCTGGTGATAGTGGCCTGGCTCGCGGCCTGCGCAGAGGCGGGTCTGGCACGCACCACCAGCTACCGCGCCGAGGAGGCCGTACGCTCCGGCCGGCGCGGAGCGGCCAAGCTCGCCACCGTCGCCTCCGACCCGACCCGCTACCTCAACCTCGCCCTGCTGCTGCGAGTGGCCAGCGAGATGGCCGCCGGCGTGCTCGTCACCTACGCCTGCCTGCGGTCCTTCGACCGGACGTGGGAGGCGCTGACCGTCGCCATCGCGGTGATGGTGCTGGTGTCCTACGTCGCCGTGGGCGTCTCGCCGCGCACCATCGGACGGCAGCACCCGCTGAACACCGCCACCGCCGCGGCGTACGTCCTGCTGCCGCTGGCCCGCATCCTGGGCCCGCTGCCGCAGCTGCTGATCCTCGTCGGCAACGCGCTGACACCGGGCAAGGGTTTCCGCAAGGGCCCGTTCGCCAGCGAGGCGGAGCTCCGTGCACTGGTGGACCTCGCCGAACAGGAGTCGCTGATCGAGGACGAGGAGCGGAGAATGGTGCACTCCGTCTTCCAGCTCGGCGACACGCTGGTGCGCGAGGTGATGGTGCCGCGTACCGACCTGATCACCATCGAGCGCTTCAAGACCGTCCGCCAGGCGCTGACCCTGGCGCTGCGTTCCGGCTTCTCCCGCATCCCGGTGGTCGGCGAGAGCGAGGACGACGTCCTGGGCATCGTCTACCTCAAGGACCTCGCCCGGAAGGTGCACATCAACCGGGAGAACGAGAGCGAGCTGGTCTCCACGGCCATGCGGCCGGCCGCCTTCGTCCCCGACACGAAGAACGCCGGCGACCTGCTGCGCGAGATGCAGCAGGACCGCATCCACGTCGCCGTCGTCATCGACGAGTACGGCGGCACCGCGGGCGTGGTCACCATCGAGGACATCCTGGAGGAGATCGTCGGCGAGATCGCCGACGAGTACGACAAGGAGCAGGACCCGGTGGAGGACCTGGGTCACGGCCGCTACCGCGTCACGGCGCGGCTGGACCTCGGCGATCTCGGGGAGCTCTACGACCTGGTCGGCTGGGACGACGAGGACGTGGAGACCGTCGGCGGGCTGCTCGCCAAGAGCCTGGGCCGCGTCCCGATCGCTGGTGCGACCACCACGGTGGACGTGACGGAGGACCACTCCGACCCGACGCTCACCGCACTGCGCCTCACCGCGGAGTCGCCGGCGGGCCGCCGCAACAGGATCACCACGGTCCTCGTCGAGCCGATACGGTCGGCGGAGGCTCCCGCCCCCGCCGGGGCGAAGGTCCCCGCCGACCGCCACGACCACGACCACCACCCGGCGTGA